One Peterkaempfera bronchialis DNA window includes the following coding sequences:
- the clpX gene encoding ATP-dependent Clp protease ATP-binding subunit ClpX → MTPTTPIGAGKPQLACSFCGKRMDEVTQLVEGPGVQICDGCVELCSEAVAEGARNRAQAEQGGRELPRPWELRGFLDGYVVGQDTAKRALCVAVYNHYKRVDRAAALGPDAVELAKSNILLLGPTGSGKTLLTQSLARILDVPYVAVDATGLTEAGYVGEDVDSILTKLLRAAGNDPRKAETGIVYLDEIDKLARSPQASSGGRDVSGEGVQQALLKILEGTVVTLSGGDKGAQAVRGRGYSSREPVRIDTSGILFIAAGAFSGLEEIVDKRRSRGSVGFGGALQTSASAADRTGAAGVTAADLVKFGLIPEFIGRFPVLTALRRLDRSDLLRVLTEPRNALVKQYQTLFELDGVELEFEQEALEAVADEAIARETGARGLRGILEDALIPAMYDIPSLRDIVRVTVTADVITDRVEPVLTVAETGRDRRAGSAG, encoded by the coding sequence ATGACCCCCACGACACCCATCGGCGCCGGCAAGCCCCAGCTGGCCTGCTCGTTCTGCGGGAAGCGGATGGACGAGGTGACCCAGCTGGTGGAGGGGCCGGGTGTCCAGATATGCGACGGCTGCGTCGAACTGTGCAGCGAGGCGGTGGCCGAGGGCGCCCGCAACCGTGCCCAGGCGGAGCAGGGCGGCCGCGAACTGCCCAGGCCCTGGGAGCTGCGCGGCTTCCTGGACGGCTATGTCGTCGGCCAGGACACCGCCAAGCGGGCCCTGTGCGTCGCCGTCTACAACCACTACAAGCGCGTCGACCGCGCAGCGGCGCTCGGCCCGGACGCCGTCGAGCTGGCCAAGTCGAACATCCTGCTGCTCGGACCCACCGGCTCCGGCAAGACGCTGCTCACCCAGAGCCTGGCCCGCATCCTCGACGTCCCGTACGTCGCCGTGGACGCCACCGGGCTGACCGAGGCGGGGTACGTCGGCGAGGACGTCGACAGCATCCTGACCAAGCTGCTGCGGGCAGCCGGCAACGACCCGCGGAAGGCTGAGACCGGCATCGTCTACCTGGACGAGATCGACAAGCTCGCCCGCAGCCCCCAGGCATCCTCCGGCGGTCGCGACGTCTCCGGCGAGGGAGTCCAACAGGCCCTGCTGAAGATCCTTGAAGGCACCGTCGTCACCTTGTCCGGCGGCGACAAGGGCGCCCAGGCGGTTCGCGGGCGCGGGTACTCCAGCCGGGAGCCGGTGCGCATCGACACCTCCGGCATTCTCTTCATCGCCGCTGGTGCCTTCAGCGGCCTGGAGGAGATCGTGGACAAGCGCCGGTCGCGCGGCAGCGTCGGCTTCGGCGGAGCCCTCCAGACCTCGGCCTCGGCCGCCGACCGCACCGGGGCCGCCGGGGTGACCGCGGCGGACCTGGTGAAGTTCGGCCTCATCCCCGAGTTCATCGGCCGCTTTCCCGTCCTCACCGCACTGCGCAGACTGGACCGCTCCGACTTGCTGCGTGTGCTGACCGAACCGCGCAATGCCCTGGTGAAGCAGTACCAGACCCTGTTCGAACTCGACGGCGTCGAGCTTGAGTTCGAGCAGGAGGCGTTGGAGGCTGTAGCGGATGAGGCGATAGCCAGGGAGACGGGGGCGCGCGGCCTGCGCGGCATTCTGGAGGATGCCCTGATCCCCGCCATGTACGACATCCCGTCGCTGCGCGACATCGTGCGGGTCACCGTCACGGCGGACGTGATCACGGATCGTGTGGAACCGGTGCTCACCGTCGCGGAAACCGGCCGTGACCGACGGGCCGGTTCAGCGGGATGA
- a CDS encoding Ppx/GppA phosphatase family protein — MAVRVAAVDCGTNSIRLLVAERDAHTGAVVELARRSRIVRLGQGVGRTGRFAPEALERTFAACAEFAQVIEELKAESVAFVATSATRDVADRAEFFSGVQRILGVRPEVISGDEEAGLSFAGAVGSLSTGPGPWLVIDIGGGSTECVVGASARSAPESGGTTSGALDVHASVSLDIGSVRLTERHLADSEGSLDRASPEGIAAVRRDVEAALGGAAARLPLAPRPTLVGVGGSVTTLAAVRRGSKDGVHGVRLDIDEVREVSRLLLSADRAQRAAIDVIEPGRVDVIPAGSLILLTAMERLGFPEIVVSRHGLLDGLAHRLVG; from the coding sequence GTGGCTGTGAGAGTCGCGGCTGTGGACTGCGGCACCAACTCCATCCGGCTGCTCGTGGCCGAGCGAGACGCTCACACCGGCGCGGTGGTCGAACTCGCCCGCCGGTCGCGGATCGTGCGGCTCGGGCAGGGGGTCGGACGGACCGGGCGGTTCGCGCCCGAGGCGTTGGAGCGCACCTTCGCGGCCTGCGCGGAGTTCGCCCAAGTCATCGAGGAACTCAAGGCCGAAAGCGTCGCATTCGTCGCCACCTCCGCCACCCGGGACGTGGCCGACCGCGCGGAGTTCTTCTCCGGTGTGCAGCGCATCCTCGGTGTGCGTCCCGAGGTGATCAGCGGCGACGAGGAGGCCGGCCTCTCCTTTGCCGGCGCCGTCGGGAGCCTGTCGACCGGCCCAGGCCCCTGGCTGGTGATCGACATCGGGGGCGGCTCCACGGAGTGCGTTGTCGGAGCTTCGGCAAGGAGTGCCCCGGAGAGCGGGGGTACCACGTCCGGCGCCCTGGACGTCCATGCGTCCGTCTCCCTGGACATCGGGTCCGTACGGCTGACGGAGCGGCACCTTGCCGACTCGGAAGGATCGCTGGACCGGGCCTCGCCGGAGGGCATCGCAGCCGTGCGCCGGGATGTCGAGGCGGCTCTCGGAGGGGCGGCGGCCCGGCTTCCCCTCGCGCCCCGGCCCACGCTGGTCGGTGTCGGCGGCTCCGTCACCACGCTGGCGGCGGTCCGAAGGGGCAGCAAGGACGGGGTGCACGGGGTGCGGCTCGACATCGACGAGGTCCGCGAGGTCAGCCGCCTGCTGCTGTCTGCCGACCGGGCGCAGCGCGCCGCCATCGACGTCATCGAGCCAGGACGGGTGGACGTCATCCCGGCCGGGTCCCTCATCCTGCTCACCGCGATGGAGAGGCTGGGATTCCCCGAGATCGTCGTCAGCAGGCACGGTCTGCTGGACGGGCTGGCACACCGTCTCGTCGGCTGA
- a CDS encoding phytanoyl-CoA dioxygenase family protein, producing the protein MSDLDNPGKGVRAITDDEVAHYLEHGWVRLEGFMQPWLVEELLAHGQAKMGADPLTLSSAAPKDLQANEFKWYERWDGPSHHDDWIKKVSHSPELAAGAARLMGLDAVRFYFDHFFVKVPAEEKGGTETPWHQDFPHHPLDRMGALTMWIPLVECPPEKGTMRFLSGSHRIGALGRYLNRHDKINLLDENPWVAEKFEASPPLHLMPGDATVHHLGITHYAPPNTTDSPRWVYTTQWLPPAARFTGAPNHRTDGLDLEIDKPLDHPRFPVISV; encoded by the coding sequence ATGTCCGATCTGGACAACCCGGGCAAGGGCGTACGCGCCATCACGGACGACGAGGTCGCCCACTACCTGGAGCACGGCTGGGTCAGACTCGAAGGCTTTATGCAGCCGTGGCTGGTGGAGGAACTGCTTGCCCACGGGCAGGCGAAGATGGGCGCCGACCCGTTGACGCTCAGCAGCGCGGCCCCCAAGGACCTTCAGGCCAACGAGTTCAAGTGGTACGAGCGTTGGGACGGACCGTCTCACCACGATGACTGGATCAAGAAGGTCAGTCACTCACCGGAGCTGGCCGCCGGCGCCGCCCGGCTGATGGGTCTGGACGCCGTCCGTTTCTACTTCGACCACTTCTTCGTCAAGGTACCCGCCGAGGAGAAGGGCGGGACCGAGACTCCCTGGCACCAGGACTTCCCGCACCACCCGCTGGACCGCATGGGCGCGCTGACCATGTGGATCCCACTGGTCGAGTGCCCGCCGGAGAAGGGCACCATGCGCTTCCTGAGCGGCTCGCACCGGATCGGCGCCCTCGGGCGCTATCTCAACCGGCATGACAAGATCAACCTGCTGGACGAGAACCCGTGGGTGGCCGAGAAGTTCGAGGCGTCACCGCCGCTGCACCTGATGCCCGGCGACGCCACCGTGCACCACCTCGGCATCACGCACTATGCCCCGCCGAACACCACGGACAGCCCCCGCTGGGTCTACACCACGCAGTGGCTGCCGCCGGCAGCCCGGTTCACCGGTGCGCCGAACCACCGTACGGACGGACTCGACCTCGAGATCGACAAGCCGCTCGACCACCCGCGCTTCCCGGTCATCTCGGTCTGA